A single genomic interval of Spirosoma linguale DSM 74 harbors:
- a CDS encoding hypothetical protein (KEGG: hypothetical protein), with protein MKYSFPAALLLLLGLHLSPVVCAQQQQVAPKQQAMGHTARPWTYWWWMGNAVNEADITHQLEQFAKAGLGGVHIIPIYGVKGYETKFIPYLSDRWLAVFGHTVREGNRLGLGVDLTTGTGWPFGGPGVSTAMAAKEWKLVDGKLTAVPTKQQVKRPAPGAQGPVIDYFSKQAVERYLHRFDSTLAHSPQQPRAVYNDSYEVYGANWTDNFLTEFKARRGYDLQSQLTAFLDTNQTETSILVHQDYHQTLSELLLDGFAKPWDNWAHKSGYRTRNQAHGSPGNLIDLYAATDIPETESFGSSRFTIPGLRVDANYEVDRFGTPNPLAMKFASSAAHLMGKLLVSSETGTWLANHFQVSLSQVKPQVDELLASGINHIFYHGIPYSPPAERWPGWSFYASTNYGPSSHFWPHLPLLNQYIERCQARLQRSKPDNDVLVYFPIHDLWATRAKSAGGIHQLEVHHVERWLLPQPFGRLCEQLSERGYAFDFISDELLKSLTVTKQGIRAASGATYQVIVVPKTTYIPTTTLRLLDKLAQQGARIVFDGQLPQQAAGFYDHKAQTATVQQLGQTLQKRPTVTVSANLFETLNKSGVRSETWAAEGLSFIRKRQGSGMSKSGLSADTTQYFITNLGNRFKQGWITLSATGLVSQYNPLTNLTTALPVRKGKNGHNDVYLSLESGQSCFINVRPGTPVFTDAAALQRVINPTGTSIVLKKPWHIQFIKRNPEQGQPALRLSVTLPTLTDWTTLSDSAGYFSGTARYTTTVNIPAGAATSAYLLDLGDVRELAEVRLNGQPLGTAWCIPFQLTIPANRLKTGENQLEIDVTNLSANYMRLYDRLNPGWKKFYDINIVDIRYKPFDATRWAAVPSGLLGPVILTPSSL; from the coding sequence ATGAAGTACTCTTTCCCGGCGGCCTTACTTCTTCTTTTGGGGCTGCATCTTAGCCCGGTAGTCTGCGCTCAACAGCAGCAAGTCGCACCAAAGCAGCAGGCAATGGGCCATACTGCCCGCCCCTGGACGTACTGGTGGTGGATGGGTAATGCAGTCAACGAAGCAGACATCACCCACCAGCTCGAACAGTTTGCCAAAGCCGGGCTGGGGGGCGTCCATATCATCCCGATTTATGGGGTTAAAGGCTACGAAACCAAATTCATTCCCTACCTGTCTGACAGATGGCTGGCCGTTTTTGGGCATACCGTTCGTGAAGGCAACCGGCTCGGGCTGGGCGTTGACCTGACCACCGGCACCGGCTGGCCCTTTGGCGGGCCGGGCGTATCAACGGCGATGGCGGCTAAAGAATGGAAACTAGTTGACGGTAAACTGACGGCCGTTCCAACCAAACAACAGGTCAAACGCCCCGCACCGGGCGCACAGGGTCCCGTTATTGATTATTTCAGCAAACAAGCGGTGGAACGGTATCTCCACCGGTTCGATTCAACGCTGGCGCATTCGCCCCAGCAGCCCCGCGCCGTCTACAATGACTCCTACGAAGTGTATGGCGCGAACTGGACAGATAATTTCCTAACCGAATTTAAAGCCCGGCGAGGCTATGATCTCCAAAGCCAGTTAACTGCTTTTCTGGATACGAATCAGACTGAAACCAGCATTCTCGTTCATCAGGATTACCACCAAACGTTGTCTGAGCTGTTGCTCGACGGCTTTGCGAAACCCTGGGACAACTGGGCGCATAAGTCGGGCTACCGTACTCGCAACCAGGCGCATGGCTCGCCCGGTAACCTGATCGACCTTTACGCTGCCACCGACATTCCCGAAACCGAGTCGTTCGGCTCCAGCCGGTTTACTATTCCGGGTCTGCGCGTCGATGCCAACTATGAAGTAGACCGCTTTGGCACGCCTAATCCGCTCGCTATGAAGTTCGCTTCGTCGGCGGCTCACCTGATGGGCAAACTGCTGGTAAGTTCGGAAACCGGCACCTGGCTAGCTAACCATTTTCAGGTGTCGCTATCGCAGGTAAAGCCGCAGGTCGATGAGTTACTGGCGTCGGGGATCAACCATATTTTTTACCACGGTATCCCCTACTCGCCCCCGGCTGAACGCTGGCCAGGCTGGTCGTTTTATGCGTCAACAAACTACGGTCCAAGTTCCCATTTCTGGCCGCATCTACCGCTGCTGAATCAGTACATCGAACGCTGTCAGGCGCGGTTACAGCGCAGCAAACCCGACAACGACGTGCTGGTTTATTTCCCCATCCACGATCTCTGGGCAACCCGGGCGAAATCAGCGGGCGGGATTCATCAGTTGGAGGTTCACCATGTGGAGCGTTGGCTGTTGCCGCAACCATTCGGGCGTTTGTGCGAGCAGTTGTCGGAGCGCGGGTATGCGTTCGACTTCATTTCCGACGAATTGCTCAAGAGCCTAACCGTAACCAAACAGGGCATTCGGGCGGCAAGCGGGGCTACGTATCAGGTCATTGTGGTTCCGAAAACCACCTATATTCCCACTACTACACTTCGGTTATTAGACAAACTGGCTCAGCAAGGCGCCAGAATCGTTTTCGACGGGCAGCTGCCTCAGCAGGCGGCTGGCTTTTATGACCACAAGGCGCAAACAGCAACCGTACAGCAGCTTGGCCAAACGCTTCAGAAACGGCCAACTGTCACGGTCAGTGCCAACCTGTTCGAAACTCTGAACAAATCGGGCGTTCGCTCGGAAACCTGGGCGGCAGAGGGGTTGTCGTTCATTCGTAAACGGCAAGGTTCGGGCATGTCGAAATCCGGCCTTTCGGCAGATACCACGCAGTATTTTATCACGAATCTTGGCAACCGGTTTAAGCAGGGCTGGATTACCCTTTCAGCAACGGGCCTCGTTAGTCAGTATAACCCGTTAACAAATCTGACGACGGCATTACCCGTTCGAAAAGGGAAGAATGGCCACAACGATGTGTATCTATCTCTTGAATCAGGGCAATCGTGTTTTATCAATGTCCGTCCGGGAACGCCCGTTTTTACCGATGCAGCAGCACTACAGCGGGTTATAAACCCCACTGGAACATCTATTGTGCTGAAAAAACCCTGGCACATTCAGTTTATCAAGCGAAATCCGGAACAGGGTCAGCCGGCGCTTAGGCTATCGGTTACACTACCCACTCTTACCGACTGGACAACACTTTCCGACTCGGCCGGGTACTTCTCCGGAACGGCACGCTACACCACAACGGTCAACATCCCCGCTGGCGCTGCGACCTCCGCTTACCTTCTCGACCTCGGCGATGTTCGGGAATTGGCGGAGGTGCGACTGAACGGCCAGCCATTGGGAACGGCCTGGTGCATCCCGTTTCAGCTAACGATACCCGCTAACCGCCTGAAAACGGGTGAGAATCAACTGGAAATCGACGTAACCAACCTATCGGCCAACTACATGCGGCTTTACGACCGGCTAAACCCCGGCTGGAAGAAGTTTTACGACATCAACATCGTCGATATTCGGTATAAGCCTTTTGATGCTACACGCTGGGCGGCTGTACCCTCCGGCTTGCTCGGCCCGGTCATCTTAACCCCATCCAGCTTATGA